The Microbacterium luteum genome includes a region encoding these proteins:
- a CDS encoding L-ribulose-5-phosphate 4-epimerase: MTDFSAEISASIDAVRADVARLHGELVRYGLVVWTGGNVSGRVPGADLFVIKPSGVSYDDLAPENMILCDLDGAVVPGTPGSERSPSSDTAAHAYVYRNMPEVGGVVHTHSTYAVAWAARGEEIPCVITGMADEFGGPIPIGPFAVIGDDSIGRGIVETLRGHRSRAVLMQNHGPFTIGVSAKDAVKAAVMCEDAARTVHLARQAGPLIPIPPEKIDALYSRYQNVYGQTSDERRDSADAHDRGEDAR; encoded by the coding sequence GTGACCGATTTCAGCGCCGAGATCAGCGCATCCATCGACGCCGTGCGCGCGGACGTCGCCCGCCTGCACGGCGAACTCGTCCGCTACGGCCTGGTCGTCTGGACCGGAGGAAACGTGTCCGGGCGCGTGCCCGGAGCCGACCTGTTCGTCATCAAGCCCTCGGGGGTCTCTTACGACGATCTCGCGCCGGAGAACATGATCCTGTGCGACCTCGACGGGGCGGTCGTTCCGGGCACTCCCGGGAGCGAGCGCAGTCCGTCGAGCGACACCGCGGCGCATGCCTACGTCTACCGGAACATGCCCGAGGTCGGCGGCGTCGTGCACACCCACTCCACCTACGCGGTCGCGTGGGCCGCGCGCGGCGAGGAGATCCCGTGCGTCATCACCGGGATGGCCGACGAGTTCGGCGGCCCCATCCCGATCGGACCGTTCGCGGTCATCGGCGACGACTCGATCGGCCGCGGCATCGTCGAGACCCTGCGCGGTCACCGATCCCGAGCCGTGCTCATGCAGAACCACGGGCCCTTCACGATCGGGGTCAGCGCGAAGGATGCGGTCAAGGCCGCCGTGATGTGCGAAGACGCCGCGCGCACCGTGCACCTGGCCCGACAGGCGGGGCCGCTCATCCCGATCCCGCCGGAGAAGATCGACGCGCTCTACTCCCGCTACCAGAACGTGTACGGGCAGACCTCGGACGAACGGCGCGACTCCGCCGATGCGCACGACCGGGGAGAGGACGCGCGATGA
- a CDS encoding xylulokinase encodes MKGVLGIELGSTRIKACLVEATDPTAVIATGSFAWENRLENDLWTYDLDEVWHGVRAAVAELLREARSGDGEAPEIIGLGISAMMHGYLAFDADDRLLAPFRTWRNTNTGAAAAELSEAFGVNIPLRWSIAHLHQALRDGEAHVPHIAAVTTLAGYVHRRLTGRHVLGVGDASGMFPIGAGGVAYDADLVARYAELAPEVDLLALLPEPLAAGADAGRLTAEGASLLDLDGAIPAGIPMCPPEGDAGTGMVATGAVAPRTGNVSAGTSIFAMVVLEHPLAEAHHELDLVTTPAGDPVAMVHCNNGASELAAWAGMFERFAAAAGSPLASDAVFDVLFREALSGAPDAGGLLAYNHLAGEPIAGLDAGRPLFVRTPDSSFSLANVMRAQLYGVFGTLALGMRVLAGEGVAIDRMLAHGGMFRTAGVAQRFLAAALDAPVAVGETAAEGGAWGMAVLAAYRVHGGDRDLSTYLHDEVFAGVEADTAHPHPDDVAGFAAYLDRYAAGLAVEAAAVSAL; translated from the coding sequence ATGAAGGGTGTACTGGGCATCGAACTCGGCTCGACGCGTATCAAGGCGTGTCTCGTCGAGGCGACGGATCCGACCGCGGTGATCGCGACCGGATCCTTCGCGTGGGAGAACCGCCTCGAGAACGACCTGTGGACCTACGACCTCGACGAGGTGTGGCACGGAGTGCGTGCGGCAGTCGCAGAGCTGCTCCGGGAAGCGCGTTCGGGCGACGGCGAGGCCCCCGAGATCATCGGGCTCGGGATCTCGGCGATGATGCACGGATACCTCGCGTTCGACGCCGACGACCGGCTGCTCGCTCCGTTCCGCACATGGCGCAACACGAACACGGGAGCGGCGGCGGCCGAGCTCTCCGAGGCGTTCGGGGTGAACATCCCGCTGCGCTGGTCGATCGCCCACCTCCACCAGGCTCTGCGCGATGGGGAGGCGCACGTTCCGCACATCGCCGCCGTCACGACCCTCGCCGGATACGTGCACCGCCGGCTCACGGGACGGCACGTGCTGGGCGTCGGCGATGCCTCGGGCATGTTCCCGATCGGCGCGGGCGGTGTCGCCTACGACGCCGATCTCGTCGCGCGGTACGCCGAGCTGGCGCCCGAGGTGGATCTGCTCGCCCTGCTGCCCGAGCCCCTCGCCGCCGGCGCCGACGCGGGCCGGCTCACCGCCGAAGGCGCATCGCTCCTCGACCTCGATGGTGCCATCCCCGCCGGCATTCCGATGTGCCCGCCCGAGGGAGATGCCGGAACGGGCATGGTCGCCACCGGCGCGGTCGCGCCGCGCACCGGCAACGTCAGCGCGGGCACGAGCATCTTCGCGATGGTCGTGCTGGAGCATCCGCTCGCCGAGGCGCATCACGAACTCGACCTCGTGACCACCCCCGCCGGCGACCCGGTCGCGATGGTGCACTGCAACAACGGGGCGAGCGAGCTCGCGGCGTGGGCCGGCATGTTCGAGCGCTTCGCCGCCGCGGCGGGATCGCCGCTCGCCTCCGACGCGGTGTTCGACGTGCTGTTCCGCGAAGCGCTGTCCGGCGCTCCGGATGCCGGTGGCCTGCTCGCCTACAACCACCTCGCGGGGGAGCCCATCGCCGGACTCGACGCGGGACGCCCGCTGTTCGTGCGAACCCCCGACAGCTCCTTCAGCCTCGCGAACGTCATGCGCGCCCAGCTCTACGGCGTCTTCGGCACCCTCGCCCTCGGCATGCGCGTGCTCGCCGGCGAGGGCGTCGCGATCGACCGGATGCTCGCGCACGGCGGCATGTTCCGCACCGCCGGGGTCGCTCAGCGCTTCCTCGCGGCGGCCCTCGACGCTCCCGTCGCCGTCGGCGAGACGGCGGCCGAGGGCGGCGCGTGGGGCATGGCCGTGCTCGCCGCCTACCGCGTGCACGGCGGCGATCGCGATCTGTCGACGTATCTCCACGACGAGGTCTTCGCCGGTGTCGAGGCCGACACGGCGCATCCGCACCCCGACGACGTCGCCGGCTTCGCCGCCTACCTCGACCGCTACGCCGCCGGCCTGGCCGTCGAGGCCGCCGCCGTCTCCGCCCTGTGA
- the araA gene encoding L-arabinose isomerase, translated as MTRNALATTLDGYEVWFVTGSQNLYGDETLRQVAEQSQAVVAGLSRLPVTVVWKPVLKDAESIRRLALEVNARDDVIGVMAWMHTFSPAKMWIAGLDALQKPLLHLHTQANVELPWADIDFDFMNLNQAAHGDREFGYIQTRLGVARKTVVGHVSNPDVLQQVEDWQRACAGWAASRTLKLARFGDNMRYVAVTEGDKTEAELRFGAQVNTWGVNDLARAVTQAEPHAIDALVQEYADLYDVQPELLPGGARHAALRDGAAIEIGLRSFLEEGGFGAFTTSFEDLGALTQLPGLAVQRLMADGYGFGAEGDWKTAVLVRIANVMGAGLPGGASLMEDYTYDLVPGDEKILGAHMLEVSPSLSTQRPRLEVHPLGIGGKDDPVRLVFTADPGPALVVAMSDMRDRFRLVANVVENVDAPDLPKLPVGRAVWKPAPDFATSAACWLAAGAAHHTVMTTAVSLDVFRDFAEIARTELAVIDEQTTVRGFQQELRWNQAYYRLAQGL; from the coding sequence ATGACTCGCAACGCACTCGCGACCACGCTCGACGGATACGAGGTCTGGTTCGTCACCGGCAGCCAGAACCTCTACGGCGACGAGACCCTGCGCCAGGTCGCCGAGCAGTCGCAGGCGGTCGTCGCGGGCCTGTCCCGCCTGCCCGTGACCGTCGTGTGGAAGCCGGTGCTGAAAGACGCCGAAAGCATCCGCCGTCTCGCCCTCGAGGTGAACGCCCGCGACGACGTGATCGGCGTGATGGCGTGGATGCACACCTTCAGTCCGGCGAAGATGTGGATCGCCGGCCTCGACGCCCTCCAGAAGCCGCTGCTGCACCTGCACACGCAGGCGAACGTCGAGCTGCCGTGGGCAGACATCGACTTCGACTTCATGAACCTCAACCAGGCCGCGCACGGCGACCGCGAGTTCGGCTACATCCAGACCCGCCTGGGCGTCGCGCGCAAGACCGTCGTCGGTCACGTCTCGAATCCCGACGTGCTGCAGCAGGTCGAGGACTGGCAGCGCGCGTGCGCCGGGTGGGCGGCATCCCGCACCCTCAAGCTCGCCCGCTTCGGCGACAACATGCGCTACGTGGCGGTGACCGAAGGCGACAAGACCGAAGCCGAGCTGCGGTTCGGCGCGCAGGTCAACACGTGGGGCGTGAACGACCTCGCCCGTGCCGTAACGCAGGCTGAGCCGCACGCCATCGACGCCCTGGTGCAGGAATACGCCGACCTCTACGACGTGCAGCCTGAGTTGCTGCCGGGTGGCGCGCGCCACGCGGCGCTGCGAGACGGCGCCGCCATCGAGATCGGCCTGCGCTCGTTCCTCGAAGAGGGCGGATTCGGCGCGTTCACGACGAGCTTCGAAGACCTCGGGGCCCTCACCCAGCTGCCGGGACTCGCCGTCCAGCGCCTCATGGCCGACGGCTACGGGTTCGGCGCAGAGGGCGATTGGAAGACCGCCGTGCTCGTGCGCATCGCGAACGTCATGGGTGCGGGGCTCCCCGGCGGGGCTTCCCTCATGGAGGACTACACGTACGACCTCGTGCCGGGTGATGAGAAGATCCTCGGCGCCCACATGCTCGAGGTGTCGCCGTCGCTGTCAACGCAGCGTCCGCGCCTCGAGGTGCATCCGCTCGGGATCGGCGGCAAGGACGACCCGGTACGGCTCGTCTTCACCGCGGACCCCGGGCCCGCCCTGGTGGTGGCGATGAGCGACATGCGCGACCGGTTCCGCCTCGTGGCGAACGTGGTCGAGAACGTCGACGCGCCCGATCTGCCGAAGCTCCCGGTCGGACGCGCGGTGTGGAAGCCGGCGCCGGACTTCGCGACGTCGGCGGCCTGCTGGCTCGCGGCCGGCGCGGCGCACCATACTGTGATGACGACCGCCGTCAGCCTCGACGTGTTCCGCGACTTCGCGGAGATCGCGCGCACCGAGCTCGCCGTCATCGACGAGCAGACCACGGTGCGCGGCTTCCAGCAGGAGCTGCGGTGGAACCAGGCGTACTACCGACTCGCACAAGGACTCTAG